The Neorhodopirellula lusitana genome contains a region encoding:
- a CDS encoding adenylate/guanylate cyclase domain-containing protein, producing the protein MTAPFSTANARPDAIKVSVTLWRGPQENRIGECGLPLEIGRQSRQELDSDLCQIQDHGNQFRIAIAEITVLGLPRHALNIQADEQGGLVCVNLHSRSTFQIAGMPHPVMPEERVKVANEFTVLLPENLTIHVAVVSDGSGSSTSDGTSSPMVSPFRTIAKESLAADADLGDFTMPVNPGASFIRTFGEDSSPHRGQAAVDLVRQALAVVKKSAGSDEFFGTAVESVAKMVELDRAYVLLRDGIQNQWRVRSHYIEQDPLSKPKANFGQETEGPQTPQTGDDAPVGDTPLPSGSRLLLKQILKERKTLIYEPESYQHTIGSSIMMLDRAVAAPIFDDQGEIIGALYGDRTFGSHHADTPIGDLEATLLEVMAGAVSAGIVRQRHEAIQNSMTQFFSPAVTQRLVQNEDLLTGRDAEVSVLFCDIRGFSSISERVGPEKTIQWINDVFTQLSLCVVRTDGVLVNYIGDELVAMWGAPAEQPDHARRACDAACQMLQQIEPLRKRWSSITPEKFGIGIGIHTGTARVGNTGSKVKFQYGPLGNTVNLASRVQNITKKFGVTAIVTLATQEALHAHSNTENSETENGTPSTCTEKLQTRRLATVRPVGMSENVDLYELQTGDDPNWRSLADRYESALQLYHESDLTGAARVLASLVHEHPDDSPSVVLLGRVVDAITNHIESVDPVMAFTTK; encoded by the coding sequence ATGACCGCCCCATTTTCCACTGCGAACGCACGACCTGACGCGATCAAAGTCAGCGTGACTTTGTGGCGAGGCCCCCAAGAAAACCGAATCGGCGAGTGCGGGCTGCCGCTGGAAATTGGACGCCAATCAAGGCAAGAACTCGATTCGGATCTTTGCCAAATCCAGGATCATGGGAACCAATTTCGCATCGCGATCGCCGAGATCACCGTGCTCGGATTGCCCCGACATGCGTTGAATATCCAGGCCGATGAACAGGGCGGCTTGGTGTGCGTCAACTTACACTCGCGATCCACGTTCCAAATCGCAGGGATGCCTCACCCTGTGATGCCCGAAGAACGTGTCAAAGTGGCGAATGAATTCACGGTTTTGTTGCCGGAAAACCTCACCATTCATGTTGCCGTTGTTAGCGACGGATCCGGCTCCAGCACGTCCGACGGCACTTCGTCGCCGATGGTATCCCCTTTCCGAACCATCGCGAAAGAATCACTCGCCGCCGACGCAGACCTGGGCGATTTCACCATGCCGGTGAATCCAGGTGCAAGCTTCATCCGCACGTTCGGCGAAGACTCTAGCCCGCACCGCGGGCAGGCTGCCGTTGACTTGGTACGCCAGGCACTCGCCGTCGTTAAGAAGTCGGCTGGCAGCGATGAGTTCTTTGGAACAGCCGTCGAAAGCGTTGCAAAAATGGTCGAGCTTGACCGCGCGTATGTACTCCTTCGTGATGGCATACAAAACCAGTGGCGAGTGCGATCGCACTACATTGAACAAGACCCCCTAAGCAAGCCGAAAGCTAATTTCGGCCAAGAAACGGAAGGTCCCCAAACGCCGCAAACCGGAGACGACGCCCCCGTCGGCGACACGCCTCTACCGTCCGGTAGCAGGTTGTTGCTAAAACAAATTCTGAAGGAGCGGAAGACACTGATCTACGAACCGGAAAGCTATCAGCACACGATCGGTTCCTCCATCATGATGCTGGACCGCGCCGTCGCCGCTCCCATCTTTGACGATCAAGGCGAGATCATCGGTGCCCTGTACGGCGACCGCACGTTCGGTTCACACCACGCTGACACGCCGATTGGCGACTTGGAAGCCACGCTCCTGGAAGTGATGGCAGGTGCGGTATCTGCCGGCATCGTTCGGCAACGACACGAAGCAATCCAGAACTCGATGACGCAGTTCTTCTCGCCCGCCGTGACTCAGCGTCTCGTTCAAAACGAAGACCTGTTGACCGGTCGTGACGCGGAAGTCTCTGTGTTGTTCTGTGACATCCGTGGCTTTAGCTCGATCAGCGAACGCGTTGGTCCCGAAAAAACGATTCAGTGGATCAACGATGTATTCACCCAACTAAGCCTGTGCGTCGTCCGGACTGACGGCGTACTAGTCAACTACATTGGCGATGAATTGGTTGCGATGTGGGGCGCCCCCGCCGAACAACCCGATCACGCGAGACGAGCCTGCGACGCAGCCTGCCAGATGCTGCAGCAAATTGAACCACTGCGAAAACGTTGGAGCTCCATCACACCCGAAAAATTTGGAATTGGAATCGGTATCCACACCGGAACCGCTCGAGTCGGCAACACCGGCTCGAAAGTGAAGTTTCAATACGGCCCTCTCGGGAACACCGTCAACCTCGCCAGTCGGGTTCAGAACATTACGAAGAAGTTCGGTGTTACTGCGATTGTCACCTTGGCCACCCAAGAAGCACTTCACGCTCACTCAAATACCGAGAATTCGGAAACCGAAAACGGCACTCCATCCACTTGTACCGAAAAGCTACAAACCCGACGCCTGGCCACCGTGAGGCCTGTCGGCATGTCCGAAAACGTCGACCTCTACGAGCTACAAACTGGCGATGATCCCAACTGGAGGTCGCTCGCCGATCGCTACGAATCAGCACTGCAGCTCTATCACGAATCCGACTTGACCGGGGCCGCTCGTGTGCTCGCTTCGTTGGTTCACGAACATCCCGACGACAGCCCCAGTGTCGTGTTGCTCGGGCGAGTCGTTGACGCCATTACCAACCACATCGAGTCGGTTGACCCGGTCATGGCATTCACGACGAAGTAG